In one Prochlorococcus marinus XMU1404 genomic region, the following are encoded:
- a CDS encoding photosystem I assembly protein Ycf4: MNSDLTSFDKIEQKIGGSRKISNYIIGGMLTIGGIGFLLASLSSYTGRDLLPLGNPSTLLFIPQGIIMGAYGLIANLLNFYLWYLVYINFGSGSNLFDKSSKSVEIKRKGLFKDIEVKLNFDDIKSVKLDISEGFNPRRRIALVLKGRKKPLPLTGAGELKPLLQVEEEGARLAKFLNVNLEGLK, from the coding sequence ATGAATTCAGACCTCACTTCTTTCGATAAAATCGAACAAAAAATTGGTGGATCAAGAAAAATCTCGAATTATATTATTGGTGGAATGCTTACGATTGGGGGGATTGGTTTTCTATTGGCCTCTTTATCAAGCTACACGGGGAGGGATTTATTACCATTAGGTAACCCTTCGACTTTATTGTTTATACCTCAAGGAATAATAATGGGAGCTTATGGTTTAATAGCTAATTTATTAAATTTTTATTTATGGTATTTGGTTTATATAAATTTTGGGTCAGGAAGTAATTTATTTGATAAATCATCAAAATCTGTAGAGATTAAAAGAAAAGGTTTATTTAAGGATATTGAAGTTAAATTAAATTTCGATGACATTAAATCAGTTAAGTTAGATATAAGCGAGGGATTTAATCCTAGAAGAAGGATTGCTTTGGTACTCAAAGGCAGAAAAAAACCCCTTCCTCTAACAGGAGCAGGCGAACTTAAACCACTCCTACAAGTTGAAGAAGAGGGCGCTCGGCTCGCGAAATTTTTGAATGTTAATTTGGAGGGTTTAAAATAA
- a CDS encoding NAD(P)H-binding protein has product MKILLVGATGTLGRQIAKQAIEDGHEVRCFVRNPRKASFLQEWGCELTKGNLLNSPDIEYALQDIEVVIDAATSRPDDPKSIYETDWDGKLNLFNACESLKVKRVIFLSILLTEKFRNVPLMDIKYCTEKLLENSDLEYTIFKCAAFMQGVIGQFAIPVLDSQAVWMSGTPTKIAYMNTQDMAKIIVAAVNNPKTYRTSLPLVGPQAWNSNEVISLCEKFSDKKAKVFRVSPFLISVTQKVVSFFQDSLNVAERLAFAEVTSSGESLDADMSKTYEILEIKKEDMTSLESYIKEYYQQILKRLREMEADLNIEEKKRLPF; this is encoded by the coding sequence ATGAAGATTCTTTTGGTAGGAGCGACAGGAACCCTTGGAAGGCAAATAGCAAAGCAGGCTATAGAAGATGGGCATGAAGTAAGATGCTTTGTTAGAAATCCAAGAAAGGCTTCTTTTCTTCAAGAATGGGGTTGTGAACTAACAAAAGGAAATTTATTAAATTCTCCAGATATTGAATATGCATTGCAAGATATTGAAGTTGTTATTGATGCAGCCACTAGTAGACCAGATGACCCAAAGAGTATTTATGAAACAGATTGGGATGGAAAACTTAACTTATTCAATGCTTGTGAATCTTTAAAAGTAAAAAGAGTAATATTCCTCTCAATACTATTAACAGAAAAATTTAGAAATGTTCCATTGATGGACATTAAGTACTGTACTGAGAAACTTCTTGAGAATTCTGATCTAGAATATACGATCTTCAAATGTGCAGCTTTTATGCAAGGAGTTATAGGACAATTTGCTATCCCAGTCTTAGATAGTCAAGCAGTCTGGATGAGTGGAACTCCAACGAAAATTGCTTATATGAATACTCAAGACATGGCAAAAATTATTGTTGCAGCAGTTAATAATCCAAAAACTTATAGAACCTCATTGCCCCTAGTTGGTCCCCAAGCCTGGAATTCAAATGAAGTTATATCCCTATGTGAAAAATTTAGTGACAAAAAGGCTAAAGTTTTTAGAGTCTCCCCCTTTCTCATTAGTGTCACTCAAAAAGTAGTTTCTTTTTTCCAAGATTCATTAAATGTCGCAGAAAGATTGGCTTTCGCAGAAGTAACAAGTAGTGGAGAATCATTAGATGCTGATATGAGCAAAACCTATGAAATATTGGAAATTAAAAAAGAAGATATGACATCATTAGAGAGCTACATTAAAGAGTACTACCAACAAATACTTAAAAGACTAAGAGAGATGGAAGCAGATCTTAATATTGAAGAAAAAAAGAGATTACCATTTTAA
- the psbD gene encoding photosystem II D2 protein (photosystem q(a) protein), with the protein MTIAVGSAPQRGWFDVLDDWLKRDRFVFIGWSGLLLLPCAYLAIGGWFVGTTFVTSWYTHGVASSYLEGCNFLTAAVSTPGDAMGHSLLFLWGPEAQGSFVRWLQLGGLWNFVALHGVFGLIGFMLRQFEIAGLVGIRPYNALAFSAVIAVFTSIFLIYPLGQHSWFFAPSFGVAAIFRYILFIQGFHNITLNPFHMMGVAGILGGALLCAIHGATVQNTLYEDTSIYTDGKVQSSTFRAFDPTQEEETYSMITANRFWSQIFGIAFSNKRFLHFLMLFVPVMGMWTSSIGIVGLALNLRAYDFVSQEIRAAEDPEFETFYTKNILLNEGMRAWMSSVDQPHENFVFPEEVLPRGNAL; encoded by the coding sequence ATGACGATCGCAGTTGGTAGCGCCCCACAAAGAGGATGGTTTGATGTCCTTGATGATTGGTTGAAGCGCGACCGCTTTGTATTTATTGGTTGGTCCGGATTACTTCTACTTCCTTGTGCATATCTTGCTATAGGTGGTTGGTTCGTCGGAACAACATTTGTTACCTCTTGGTACACACACGGAGTTGCAAGCTCATACCTTGAAGGTTGTAACTTCTTAACAGCAGCTGTAAGTACCCCTGGTGATGCCATGGGACACAGTCTTCTATTTTTATGGGGTCCTGAAGCCCAAGGTAGTTTCGTAAGATGGCTACAACTTGGTGGTCTTTGGAACTTCGTTGCATTACATGGAGTATTTGGCCTTATTGGCTTTATGCTTCGTCAGTTTGAAATTGCTGGCCTTGTTGGAATTAGACCATACAACGCATTAGCTTTCTCGGCAGTAATTGCAGTATTCACAAGTATTTTCCTTATTTATCCTTTAGGACAGCACAGTTGGTTCTTCGCACCTTCATTTGGTGTTGCAGCGATCTTCCGTTACATCCTGTTTATTCAAGGTTTTCACAATATCACTTTAAACCCATTTCACATGATGGGTGTTGCTGGTATTCTTGGTGGTGCTCTACTTTGCGCTATCCATGGAGCTACAGTTCAAAATACTTTGTATGAAGATACAAGTATCTATACAGATGGAAAAGTTCAAAGTTCTACATTCAGAGCTTTTGATCCAACTCAAGAAGAAGAAACTTATTCAATGATTACAGCTAACAGATTCTGGAGTCAAATCTTCGGTATTGCTTTCTCAAACAAGCGTTTCTTACACTTCTTGATGCTATTTGTACCTGTAATGGGTATGTGGACATCTTCAATTGGTATTGTCGGCTTAGCACTAAACCTAAGAGCTTATGATTTCGTAAGCCAAGAAATCCGTGCAGCAGAAGATCCAGAATTTGAAACTTTCTATACAAAAAATATACTTTTGAACGAAGGTATGCGAGCATGGATGTCTTCTGTGGATCAACCACACGAAAACTTTGTATTCCCTGAGGAGGTTCTTCCACGTGGAAACGCCCTTTAA
- the petM gene encoding cytochrome b6-f complex subunit PetM, with amino-acid sequence MAKEIFSIAAVFWILIPIGLVGGALLLKFQGD; translated from the coding sequence ATGGCAAAAGAAATTTTTAGTATTGCGGCAGTTTTTTGGATATTAATACCGATAGGACTCGTTGGTGGCGCACTATTATTAAAATTTCAGGGAGATTGA
- the trxB gene encoding thioredoxin-disulfide reductase, protein MENKETNSNVENVVIIGSGPAGYTAAIYAARANLQPLLVTGFNSGGIPGGQLMTTTFVENYPGFPDGILGPELMDLMKAQAERWGTNLYESDVVSINTDSHPFELKTLEGTIKANSIIIATGASANRLGVINEDKFWSKGISACAICDGATPQFRDEELAVIGGGDSACEEAAYLTKYGSKVHLIVRSEKLRASAAMVDRVKANPKIEIHWNTKVDKADGSEWLEKIETIHSQEGKGEINVKGLFYAIGHTPNTKFLDNKIDLDNKGYISCKSGRPETSIEGIFAAGDVVDSEWRQGVTAAGTGCMAALATERWLAEKNLAKTILRETPEPEKKLNSSDFNEDEVNETTFDSNSEWQKGSYALRKLYHESKKPILVIFSSPSCGPCHVLKPQLKRVIKELDGAVLGVEIDIDKDQDIAKQAGINGTPTVQLFKEKLLKKQWQGVKQRSEFKEAIKNII, encoded by the coding sequence ATGGAAAATAAAGAGACAAATTCAAACGTAGAAAATGTTGTAATTATTGGTTCAGGTCCTGCAGGTTATACAGCTGCAATTTATGCAGCAAGGGCAAATCTTCAACCTTTGCTTGTGACAGGATTTAATTCCGGAGGAATTCCAGGTGGGCAATTAATGACTACAACATTTGTTGAGAACTATCCAGGTTTTCCCGATGGAATACTGGGGCCTGAATTGATGGATCTCATGAAAGCTCAAGCAGAAAGATGGGGTACAAACTTATACGAGAGTGATGTCGTTTCTATAAATACTGATTCACACCCTTTTGAACTAAAAACTTTAGAAGGAACCATAAAAGCTAACTCAATTATTATTGCAACTGGAGCAAGTGCTAATAGATTAGGCGTGATTAATGAAGATAAATTCTGGAGTAAAGGAATAAGTGCTTGTGCAATATGTGATGGAGCGACCCCACAATTCAGAGATGAAGAATTAGCTGTCATAGGAGGAGGGGACTCTGCATGTGAAGAAGCAGCATACCTTACTAAGTACGGCAGCAAAGTGCATTTGATTGTTAGATCAGAAAAATTAAGGGCTAGCGCAGCGATGGTTGATAGAGTAAAAGCTAATCCAAAGATAGAAATCCATTGGAACACAAAAGTTGATAAAGCTGATGGTTCTGAATGGCTTGAAAAGATAGAAACTATTCACTCTCAAGAGGGTAAAGGGGAAATCAATGTAAAGGGTCTCTTTTACGCGATAGGTCATACACCAAATACGAAGTTTTTAGACAACAAAATTGATTTAGATAATAAAGGATATATTTCTTGCAAATCAGGAAGACCAGAAACATCTATCGAAGGTATTTTCGCAGCAGGTGATGTTGTTGATTCAGAGTGGAGACAAGGAGTCACTGCCGCAGGAACAGGATGTATGGCAGCATTAGCTACCGAAAGGTGGCTAGCCGAGAAAAACTTAGCAAAAACTATATTAAGAGAAACACCTGAACCAGAAAAAAAACTTAATTCATCGGATTTTAATGAAGACGAAGTTAATGAAACTACTTTCGATTCAAACTCTGAATGGCAAAAAGGCAGTTATGCATTAAGGAAACTTTATCACGAGAGTAAAAAACCTATCCTAGTAATTTTTAGTTCACCAAGCTGCGGCCCATGTCATGTTTTGAAACCTCAGTTAAAAAGAGTAATTAAAGAACTTGATGGTGCAGTTTTAGGTGTTGAAATAGATATTGATAAAGATCAAGATATTGCAAAACAAGCTGGTATTAACGGCACACCAACAGTTCAACTTTTTAAAGAAAAATTATTAAAAAAGCAATGGCAAGGTGTTAAACAAAGAAGTGAATTTAAAGAAGCGATAAAAAATATTATCTAA
- a CDS encoding peptidylprolyl isomerase: MVSFKTSKGDFEVKLFGKDNPVTVTNFIENINNNIYLNKKFYKIINFPQIRFIHGGVNPDNEFYTKKNQTLNKKIPSIPLEIKFKEEIKPRYNYQIKNPYETENLVNTFEEGSIAMVKSGKNDSSSTEFFFVTNRIPELDGRYSIFGKIIKGLDVLEKIGLEDYIHEVQILN; this comes from the coding sequence GTGGTTTCTTTTAAAACTTCAAAAGGTGATTTTGAGGTTAAATTATTTGGCAAGGATAATCCAGTAACCGTAACAAACTTCATAGAAAATATAAATAATAATATTTACTTAAATAAAAAGTTCTATAAAATAATAAATTTTCCCCAAATAAGATTTATTCATGGAGGAGTTAATCCGGATAATGAATTTTATACTAAAAAGAATCAAACTTTGAATAAAAAAATTCCTTCAATACCATTAGAGATAAAATTTAAAGAGGAAATTAAGCCAAGATATAACTATCAAATAAAAAATCCTTATGAAACTGAAAATTTAGTAAATACTTTTGAGGAGGGTTCCATCGCAATGGTTAAAAGCGGTAAAAATGACTCTTCATCTACTGAATTTTTTTTTGTGACAAATAGGATTCCAGAACTAGACGGAAGATATTCAATTTTTGGGAAAATTATAAAAGGATTAGATGTACTTGAAAAAATTGGTCTAGAAGACTACATACATGAAGTCCAGATATTAAATTAA
- a CDS encoding alpha/beta fold hydrolase, with protein MNTNFKKEKINFSNYWDWNGFKICWSVTGEDNKIPIIFLHGFGANRNHWRNNLEYFAERNCASYSLDLIGFGDSDQPGIRQIGRLNNEIWGNQVKDFITQIVRPKNSSKVILIGNSLGSLVALTCAVSFEDQIASVIASPLPDQIYGKKKKIINKKLFKQFKDKFIYIFFIFFPLEIILFLITKLNIIRLGLNSAYYKKENINSELIDLVTKPVLRRTSARSLRAMCIGMSTREEKFQASYLLRKLSASKKVPFLLIWGDKDNFIPLFIGKKIAKFHRWVKLKIVPNSGHCIHDEDPSVFNRISYKWIRDLKTF; from the coding sequence ATGAATACAAATTTTAAAAAAGAAAAGATTAACTTTTCCAATTACTGGGATTGGAATGGGTTTAAGATTTGTTGGAGTGTAACAGGTGAAGATAATAAAATTCCGATTATATTTCTACACGGATTTGGTGCCAACAGGAACCATTGGAGAAACAATTTAGAATATTTTGCAGAAAGGAATTGTGCCTCCTATTCTTTAGATTTAATTGGATTTGGGGACTCAGATCAACCCGGGATAAGACAAATTGGAAGATTAAATAATGAAATTTGGGGTAATCAAGTGAAAGACTTTATTACACAGATTGTTAGACCAAAGAATTCTTCTAAAGTCATACTTATTGGCAATTCTCTTGGATCATTAGTGGCTTTAACATGTGCTGTATCATTTGAGGACCAAATTGCATCAGTAATAGCTTCACCTCTACCAGATCAAATTTATGGGAAAAAAAAGAAAATAATAAATAAAAAGTTATTTAAACAATTTAAAGATAAATTCATATATATATTTTTTATATTTTTCCCCTTAGAGATAATTTTATTTTTAATAACCAAATTGAATATCATAAGGCTGGGCCTAAATTCTGCCTATTACAAAAAAGAAAATATTAATAGTGAACTAATCGATTTAGTAACCAAACCAGTATTAAGAAGAACTTCAGCCAGATCATTAAGAGCAATGTGTATTGGAATGTCTACAAGAGAGGAGAAATTTCAAGCATCTTACCTTTTAAGAAAACTAAGTGCCTCAAAAAAAGTTCCTTTTTTATTAATTTGGGGAGATAAAGATAATTTCATACCTTTGTTTATAGGTAAAAAGATTGCAAAATTTCATAGATGGGTAAAATTAAAAATAGTACCTAATTCAGGGCATTGTATCCATGATGAAGATCCTTCAGTATTCAATAGAATCTCTTATAAATGGATTCGAGATTTAAAAACCTTTTAA
- the ilvN gene encoding acetolactate synthase small subunit: protein MKHTLSVLVEDESGALSRISGLFARRGFNIDSLAVGPAESKGISRLTMVVEGDDETLQQMTKQLNKLFNVLGVVDFTNLAAVERELMLLKVSSKEDTRSNILDIVQIFRAKVVDVSDIALTLEVVGDPGKLVALEKLLEPYGILEIARTGKVALKRSSGVNTEMLKINKYSLEI, encoded by the coding sequence ATGAAACATACATTATCAGTTCTTGTAGAAGACGAGTCAGGAGCTTTGAGTAGAATCTCAGGTCTCTTTGCTAGAAGAGGATTTAATATAGATAGTCTTGCAGTAGGGCCTGCAGAATCAAAAGGTATTTCAAGGTTAACAATGGTTGTAGAAGGTGACGATGAGACCCTTCAACAAATGACTAAGCAACTTAATAAATTATTTAATGTTCTGGGAGTTGTAGATTTTACTAATCTCGCAGCTGTTGAGAGGGAATTGATGCTACTAAAAGTTTCTTCGAAAGAAGATACAAGAAGTAACATCCTAGATATAGTTCAGATTTTCCGCGCAAAAGTTGTTGACGTTTCAGATATAGCGCTAACTCTTGAAGTAGTAGGAGATCCTGGAAAGTTAGTTGCTTTAGAGAAATTATTAGAACCTTACGGCATTCTTGAAATAGCGAGAACTGGCAAGGTAGCTTTAAAACGTTCTTCTGGAGTTAATACAGAAATGTTGAAAATCAACAAATATTCTCTTGAAATTTAA
- the infA gene encoding translation initiation factor IF-1: MIETSGVIEKEQGNGFYLVTLEQPEGHQCLCRAAGKLTKFRIKLLAGDKVLVEISPYDLSRGRITYRERNAGGGRPTTNKNNPKRNNK, translated from the coding sequence ATGATTGAAACTTCTGGAGTAATAGAAAAAGAGCAGGGAAATGGTTTTTATTTGGTTACCCTAGAGCAGCCTGAAGGTCATCAATGTTTATGCAGGGCCGCAGGTAAATTGACTAAATTTAGAATTAAATTATTAGCTGGAGACAAAGTTTTAGTTGAGATAAGTCCTTATGATCTTTCTAGAGGGAGGATAACTTATCGAGAAAGGAATGCCGGTGGAGGAAGACCTACAACCAATAAAAATAATCCTAAGAGGAATAATAAGTAA